GGGGGCAGCGCCCCGTGGGGCAGACAGAGGCCGGGACACTGAGGGGGTCCCAGAGCAGCGGGGGAGGGGGAGCTCGCTCTCACTCCAGTCCACGAGGACGGCTCCCTCAAGGCTGGAGTGCTCCACGTGGCAGGTGTAGACGTCTCCCCGCCGGGGCGTCATCTCCAGCATCACCAGGGTCTGGAAGGTCCAGTCTCCATTGCCCACCAGGCCCGTGGACACCACGCCGGCCGTCTCCTCCCGCCCGTTCAGGAACCAGCGGACCTCGATGTCCCCGGGATAGAAGCCGCCCACGGAGCACACCAGCAGGTTGTGCTGTCCCAGGGCGGCCATCTTGGATGGATACACAGTCACCTGGGGCTGGACTGGAGGAAGGAGGAGCTCCTGAGGGAGGGGCCAGAGAGGCTTCCCGCCCCCTCCCCTCTGTTTCTGTCCTCGGGACCCCCAGTCATTCTCCCCTTTGTCTCCCCATCCCgccctcccccttcttccctcctcctcctgtgTCCCCGCTCTCCCCCAGTCTCTCCCCTGCTCTTGGGGTCCCTGTCTCTGTACCTGCTCCTGGGCCCCCCCTTTCTGTCCCCCAGCTCCCTCCCCTCCCCGGCGCACACTCACCGCGCCTGCGCACTAAGAAGGGCTCAACAACCCCGTAGTTGTGCCTGCAGTAAGTGTCCACCGCGGCCCTTGCCCTCTCCATGAAGTCCTTCTGGCTGTTCCAGTACTCAGCATCCGGCCGCCCCAGCTCCGTCACCGCCACGAACTTCCCCACGTCGCTGTCGAAGCGCACGTACTCCTCCCGGTTGTAGAAGTGTCTCTCCAGAAACCGCACGTGCTCCGTCCCGTTCTCGAAGTGACACTCGGCCTTTCCCTGCTCCGTGAAGTGCACTGTGGAGACCCCGGCGGGTCAGCCTTGACggactccttcccttccccctcccctaacCCAAGCCCGCAGCCTGGGCCTGACCCACGACACCCCGCCCACAGCCGCCACCTCTTCCTGCACAGGCTCAGCCCCGCCCCCCCAGGCCCAGAGACCGCCAGCATCTTTCCCCAGGTCACACCACAAAGTGGGAATGGAGGGAGGACGGGAGCCCGGACCTTCAGGTTCAGCCGGAACTGTCTGCGGCGTCACCGCGGCCGCTCAGCCCCCCAGCCTGGGGCCGACAATCCCGGGAGGTTACCAGGATCTctgatccccccccccccccacgacCCCTCCCGCTCTGTATCCTGGCCCCGAATCCAAAGGGGCTGCAGGGGAGCTCTGTCTGACTCCCTGTGCCCCGAACTGCCACTAGACCCCGGTTCAGCCTCATTGCATTTAGACCCAGCTCCCGGCGGCAGGGAGCCGTCAGTCCCTGAAGAGAGCAGTGCCTTAGATTTGCTCTTAAGGAAACGGATGCTTAGTtctggaagagaaaaggggaggcgGGGAGAGTGATTGGCGGCCTTCACCACAGTCTGGCTGGGAGGATTGCGGCTTTTCCGGGGCCTCTGAGCACAAAGGAAAGTACGCACTGAGGGACGCCCACCGACTCCGAGGAGGGAGAAAAGCGGACAGCCCAGTATGTGAATGTCCCCTGCAGAAAATCCTTCTCACCCTAACTCGGAGCACTTAGAGACAACGAGAAACCCCTCTGACATACACGCTTCTCCGCGTCCTCTGGAAGCAGAAAAGTCTCTTCAAGTACAAATCCTGTTTATGATCCTGCGTGTGTACAAAATGAAGCGCCAAGCCTCTATTTGCAGTGAGGCCTTTGTGCCTGGAAGCTCACTGCCCGccctgtgggtccctttcctaaTCACTAAAGACTTTCACACGGCGTGGAGAAGGAGCGTCGTCTCCCGCAGAAGAGAGCAGAAAGCCGTCTCTGCCCAGCGCCCCACCTCTTCCTTGGGCGGCAAATGTCTCCCTCTACAGCGGGGGCCGTTCTACCGTCCCCGGGAGCTGGGCCAGAGCGGCCGGGAGCTGGGTAGCTCTGAGGAGCGCTGGGCTCGGGAGGCTGGGTGCAAACGATTCCTGAATGTGCACAAATTGCCCCCTAATTAAAGGAGAACCATTTGCTGGAGCTGACAGAGACGGCTGCTAAAGGTCGAGCTGTAGAGTCGGGAAGTTTCCGGCCTGTGCGGTGGCAAAAGTGGGTCAGCTCCGCTCCCCCGTGCCTAAAGATTCACCACTGGGCCCTCTCCTGGGAAAGAGGGACAAATTGGGCCTCAAAGGCTCAAAATCCAAAAGGCTCCTTCACTTTTGTAGTGCGGTTTGGCTCAGTACAAGTTAGACAGACGGGACACACGGCCGATGCCGGCTCCGTCACTTTCACTGCTGTTGGGGAATTACACTTATTTTGCAGAAAACGAGGCAGAGGGATGAAGTTCCTTCTGTTCGGGCCTTTATGGGCCTCTCCCAGGATCCGAAACTGCGGTTTTTACTACGGAGGAACTAGAGATGGACGGTGATCCCTGGAATGACCCTCTCTTCTACACTCCTTTGGGGGTGCAAGGGGCGTCTGCCTCCCCTGGCAGCGCTCAGCAGGACCCTCCTAACGCCTCCTGAGCCGCCCCCTTACCAACAGGGGGATCAGGGATCCCACACCCCTCAGCCCTCCTCTCCGCCCGAGCTGGACTCTGGTAACGCTAAGATGTTTAGTCCTTCTCGGAGGAGCAGTAgactcctttttcctcttcctgccccctcccacctcctcctcAGGCCGCCTTGCCTCCCAGCCTTCCCCTTCTACCCATTCCCCAGAACCTGACTTAGCTGCAGCTGCAGCTCCGGCCTCTGACCTCTCTGCTCTGGTTCCTGAGGTACCTTCTCCTTCTCAGACCCTGACCTCTCACCTCTCTGTCTCCCCTAAGGTTCTGGTTCCTGATGTACCTTCTACTTCTCAGACCCCGGCCTCTGACCTCTCTGCTCTGGTTCCTGAGGTACCTTCTCCTTCTCAGACCCTGACCTCTGACCTATCTGCCTCCCCTAAGGCTCCGGTTCCTGATGTACCTTCTCCTTCTCAGACCCTGACCTCTGACCTATCTGCCTCCCCTAAGGCTCTGGTTCCTGACATACCTTCTCCTTCTCAGACCCCGACCTCTGACCTCTCTGCTCTGGTTCCTGAGGAACCTTCTCCTTCTCAGACCCCGACTTCTCACCTCTCTGCCTCCCCTAAGGCTCTGGTTCCTGACGTACCTTCTCCTTCTAAAATTCCAGTGTTGGAGAACCCAGCCCTCTAAACTCTTCCCCTTGAGGGAAGGGGCTAGCTGGGGATGGGGAGGCTTAGAGAGCAGATGCCTTTCTCCATGTCACATCTttcccagattaaggagaaacTAGGCAGGTACTCTGAGGATCCCACCAAGTTTATTGAGGGTTCAAGGCTATTGCACTCCAATCCCATCTGTCCTGGGGGGATGTTACATATTCTATCTTCTTCTTGTACcctagaggagaaaaggaggatcTGGGACCTGGCCCAGAAGTTTGCtgatgccctggcttcctcttcTCCTGGGAGATATCAGGCAGGGGCCATTGGTGTATCCCTGGCAGACCCTGGGTGGAACTATCAGGAGGGGACTGGTGACAGAGAGAAGGGGGATCATCTCCTAACCAGTCTCACTGAAGGCCTGAAAAAAAGCAAGTGAATTACGAGAAGCTGAGAGAAGTTACCCGGGCAGCTGATGAGAATCCTGCTTTATTTCAGGGTCTCCTTGTAGAGGCTATTAGGAAATACACTAATCTGCCCCCACTTCTCTAGAGGGGATTCCTGTCCTTGGCCTGCATTTTATTAATGATCTTCCCCTGATAAAAGACAAAAGCTGCAGAAATTGGCTCTAGGACCCCAGACTCCCATGAGTCAATTGTGAGAAGTCGCCTTTGGGGTATCTAATAACAGGGATGGAGAGGGAGACTGAAAAGAGACAGCACCGAATAAGGAGCAGGCCCAGATTTTGGCTGCACCATTTCCAATGGACCCCAAGGTTTGTGCTTCAGATGCAATCAACACGGCCACTGGGCTAGGAATTGCCCCAGGAGGAGCCGCCCTTTGGGCCCTTCCCCCGACACAAATGGGAAGGACACTGGAAGAGCGActgtggagagaaggggagaaccACGGCCCCCAGGCTTGCCCTCCACACCCCTTCAGACCTGGAGTGACAGGGCCCCGGGCCCGGCTATGGCCCCTCTTCTCCCATCAGTGAAGCCGAGCCCAGGGTGATCTTGGATGTGGCAGGTGTGCAAATTTCGTTCCTTTTTAGTAGGGGGCCTCTCTTTTGGTTTTGCTCGAACATTCGGGTACCGCTCGCTCCCCCATAAAGTGATGGGAATTGAGGGGAGACACCGTAACTGCCTGGAAACCCTCCCCCTGCCATGCTGGTTTGGAGACCTCATGTTTCCACATTCTTTCCTAATTATCCCTTCCTGTCCCAGCCCATGGATGGGCAGGGATTTAATGAAAAAACGGGGAGCTCATTTCTCTCTGCTTCAGCCTCCAGACAATCTCTTTGTGCTCCTCCCCAGACCCTCCCACATTCCCTGTGAAATCTGGGAGGAAACAGACTCCTCCGTGGGGGACCAGGGTATCCCCGGAGGAGCCCCGCATGTGACCCCAGCCCTCATTGACTTGTGGGATCCCAGAGTATTTCCTCATAGGGGCCAATGCCGATTAAGCAGGAACACAGGATGGGATTACAGCCTCTACTAGACAAGTTCCTTAAATATAAACTTTTGCTTCCTTGTCACTCCCCCTGtaattctctgattctttctgtCACAAAGCCGGAGATTACCGCCTAGTGCAGGACCTGAGGGCCTGTAATGAAGCTGTTGTTCCCATTCATCCTATCCTGCCGAGTTCATATACCATTCTTCCTCAGATCCCAGGGGATACACAATGGTTCTCCACCCTGGACCTTAAAGATGCGGTTCTCTGTATTCCTTTGCATGAGGACTCAAgattcctttttgcttttgaatGGGCTAAGCCCAAGGAACTTCCCCGTCAATTCACTAGGACTGTCTCgccccagggtttttgtgagagcCCGCATTTGTTTGGGCAAGCTCTGGCAAGAGATTTACCAGATATTAAACTGCCAGACAGCAGTCTCCTACAATATGTTGATGACATCTTACTCTGCGGCCCCCCAGAGAGGAGTCCCTGACAGCGACCACAAAGACCCTAAACTTTCTAGCGCCACGGGACACAGGGTCTCCCTACGAAGGCCCACATTGCCTGTCAGTCAGTCAACTATTAGGGTCACCATCTCACCCTCGATCTCTAACAGAGGAGAGGAAACAGGTTATTTTAAGCCTCCTAGTTCCGGCCTCAAAGAAGCAGCTGCGAACTTTTCTAGGTAAGGCCAGTTTCTGTAGAATATGGATCCCTAATTTTGGAATACAGAGCCCTCTATGAGTCTATTCAAGGTCCTGATAACCTTCCTCTTGAATGGGGACCAGAGCAAGTTAAGGGTTTAAAACACCTAAAGCCAAACCGACATCCGCCCGGCCCTCGCTTTGCCTAATTTACAGAAATCTTTCCCTCTGTATGTAGATGAGAGGCGTGGACGGGCTTTGGGGGTTCTCACTCGGTCTCTAGGACCTGATCCCAGGCCTGCGGCTTATTTCTCACAGAAGCCGGACTCGGCTTCCCCAGGATGGCCTTCCTGCCTCAGAGCAGTGGCTGCCTCAGCCCTGCTGAGAGAGGAAGCCTCCAAACTAACCTTGGGCCAGCCTTAGAGGTCCTAATCCCCCCAGAGTCCAAAGCACTCTAGAAGCCAAAGGCCATCAGTGGCTCTCCAGCAGGGGGCTCACTGGGTACCAGGCCCTCCTGTTAGATACCCCTGACCTGTCTCTCCGAGTCTGCCTCACTTTAAGTCCTGCCACTCTTCTCCCTGACGTCTTTCCACTGGGAGCTATTGTCCATGGTTGTTCTGTCTACTCCAGCAGACCTGACTTAAGGGAGATCCCCCTGGAGAATCCGGACGGGGAGTGGTTCACAGACGGGTCTGGCCTTCTCcagaatggggagagaaaggcGGGTGGTGCAGTGGGATCTCTTCACAACACCCTGGAGGCCGAGTCATTGCCCCCTGGAACTTCGGAAGTCTGAACTCATAGCATTAACCGGGGCAttagaactggggaaggggaggagagtcACTATTCACACTGACTCCCAATatgcttttcatgttttgcatgctcatggagcTATCTGGAAAGAAAGGGGCTGGTTAAACATGCGGGAGAAATTCTGCACCTACTGCAGGCTGTCCGTGAGGGCTCGGTCACATTTTGTGAGGGGCACCAGAAGGGAGAGTCACCTCAGGCTGAGGGAGACAGGCTGGCAGATTCAGCTGCCAGAACTGCTGCTCTTTCACCCCTGACTGTGGCTCCTTTAATTCTCCAGTTGTCTGACCCCTTTGTTCTGCCCTACAGCTCGAGGGAAACGGCTTTAGCCAAGGAAAGGGGATACAGTCTTTCTCCTTCCAGGCGGTTCCAGACACTCTCAGACCACCTCTTAATCCCGGAGGAGAGTCTGGAAACTGATGTCTGGTCTCCACCAGGCCAGGCACAGGGGGAGAAAGGCTCTCCACTCCCTGGTGAGTTTCTTCTGGTCACAAGCTGGGGGAAACAAACAGGTGTGGGGGCCTGCCCAGTCTGTGCCCAGGGGAATCCTAGGGAGCTGTTAAGCCCCCCCCCTCCTGAAGCCAGTCCCGAGGAGGGGCCGGACCTGGTGAGGAGGGGCCGGACCTGGTGAGGAGGGGCCGGACCTGGTGAGGAGGCGAAGCAGACTTCACACATACGCCCCCTGTAGAGGTTTTAAACTGCTTTGGGTGTTTGTTGATACATTTACCACTTGGGTGGAAGCTTTTCCCTGCAGGACTGAGGAAGCCCAAGGTatctaaatgcttgttgaaggaGATCATTCTGTGCTCTGTCTTGCCCCGCTCTTTGCAGAATGGCAATGGCCGGCCTTCATCTCTCAGGTGACTCACGGGGAGCCAGGGCACTTAACTCTCCTATCATCTTCACTCTGCCTGGCGTCCTCAAGCCTCTGGGAAGGCAGAAAAATGAATCACACACTTAAGAGGGTCCCGACTAAACTCTGCTTGGAGACCAGGGAGGACTGGATAAAGAATCTCCCACTGGGGCTCCTGAGAGTCAGAATCGCTCCCAGGAAATAATTAAACTAAGTCCTTTTGAACTTCTGCATCCTGATAGACTCTGTTCTGCAGGGAAGCACTCAGTTCCTGACTCAGCTGGGTGCATGTCAAAAGGCACTCTCTGAGTATGCAAATGAGCACGTCCCTAGGCCCCTGGAAGCCTCACACCCAATCCCCTCCCCGTCAATCCAGGAGATGTGGGGTATTTGAAAACCTGGAAGCCCCAGGCAGCCGACCCTTTGGGTGGAAAGTGGAAAGGCCAGTACCAGGTTATTCCAACCACTCCCACCGCAGTTAAGCTGGAAGGGCCCCCAGCTGGACTCATATTCCTAGAATTAAACATGCTGCTTCTGTTACCTCTCCTTCAGATACCCCAGAGTACTCCTGGGAGCCCACGGAGCACCTGAAGTTTCTGCTCTGCAAGTCTCCTGGACAAACGCTGGAGAAAGAAGGCTCTCGCCctaatctccttccttcctcgtTGTGAGGGCTCTACTCCTGTTGCTCTCTCTCCAGCTTTCCTGGTCTCACTCTGGGGGCCTCGACACTGGGGAGACAACTTCCTGGTCAGACGAGGGGACTCTGCGGGGACTGGGGGTGTCATCACCATCCCCAGGGTGGCCCACAGACAGGGCCCGATGCATTCCTTGCAAAGGTCCCACGTGCCCGACCCCCTCCCTGGATGCCACCCCTTTGTGTTAGCTAACCCCCAGGGGAACTACTCTGCCCCCGCTGCCCCCGCTGTCTGGCTGGGAAGGATTCCCATCCACTCTCCCCCCACTATAGAGACAGCGGATGTCACTGTTCCCCAGGATGGCCGGGCTCCTATCCCCGCCATGGGGACTGACCTGTACCACCAACCCCGGGTGCCAGAGAGCCTGAGCTCTCTCAGGCCTGCCCCAGTGTCACCTCGGCGGCTTGTACCAGCTGGGTGAAAGGGTCCCAGGGCAGGCGCACTGTTCATTATGCACCCCTTCATAAAGTGACCGTGGGAAACCCATTCCGAGATTATACTGGCAACAGCTTCTATGCCTCCTTCTTTAAAGCTGCTGCTTAACCTTCTGAAAACTAACACTCCCACTGATAGAAGGCTTTGTGGCTATGCTCATCCATGGGCCCCAGGAGACGGCTTCAAAATCTCGCCTCTGGAACCCTCTGCCCACCTAGGGGTTTGCTTTTCTTTGCTAAGTTCCCCATCCCCCTCCAGAACCACTCAGGGGCCGTGAAGAGAGACACCCCAGGTCAGAACCCTCCCCTCCTGTGATTCTCTCCACCCGATGCTTGACCCTTTCAGACACTAGGGTCTTGTACCTTAGCTTATTCAGTCAGCCCTTTTACAGTGTACAATGCCGGAGCCAGATGCAGAAACCCCTGCCCTGAGGAGACATAAATGGGGATTTGGGGAGAATGCTCTGTGGTATTTGGAAAAAGGGGCGGGAATACTACTTCCCTGTGGGGTACTTGGAACATGAAAACATCCTCTCTGATCTGACAGCCACAATCAACAATTTGTCTGGGAAACGGCTCCTTCTCTGAGGGAGATCCAGGAATCTCTTGACTCCTGGGCAGAAATGGTCCTAGAGAATCCTATGGCTTTAGATTATCTTCTTGCCTCAGGGGAGGTGTCTGGGCTTTAGTCAACACCTCTTGCTGTATGTACAGTAACAACTGAAGGAAAGTTGAGCTGTGCTCTGAGAGAATCCTACAGAAAGCTGCCTGGACGCCAGACATCCACAGcagcttctccccccccccccccaactcctcCTCTGGGTGGAGTTCCTGGATATGGTCTCTACTGGCCCCCATACTAACTCCTCTTCTGGTTATTGTCCCTTTGCTCATGTTTGGTCCCTGCATTTTCAGATTGCtcctgagatttgtttcctccaggctCCGAGCTGCTACCTTCCAGCTTCTCTTAAGACCTGAGGATCCTGGGACAGCTGATGTACAAACTCCACATCCGTGGGACGCTGCGGCTGTCGCTTTCAGATCCCCagtctcccctcctcccccccttctaCGCCCATTTCCAGCAGGAAGCAGCTAGATTGAGATAGGTGACCCTTTCCCAGAAGAACTTGTGCTCATTGTCTGAGggggagatgaagaggaagaaaagcagaCAGCCCAGTATgtaaatcaccaacaaaatcttACTTCCTCTAGAGAAAAATCCCTTTCTTACACAAACTTCGGAGGACTTACAGTATCCAGAGAAACCCCTTTGACATCAAACTTCTCCATATCCTCTAGAAGCAGAAAAGTCTTTTTCAgatacaaattctgttttatgatcctgtgtgtgtataaaatgaagcTCCAAAATTCTACTCTTTGCAGTAAGGCTTTTCTGCCTGGAAGCTCATTTCCAGCAGACGCTGTGGCGTccctttcctaatcaataaagactttggtttaacacagcattgagaaggcaaattcttccctctctctcgaACCGGCCTCAGCATtgtggagaagagaggagaaaccCATCTCTGCCCAGTGTCCCACCCTCTTCATCCCACCCTGTGACTCACTTCTGGGGCtagctcagttccctttctattccATTGTGGGTAGAGtctaatttctatcttgtgaGAAAATTGTATTCCACTGTGGGAAATGACAGGAAGGAAACCTTATTTCATGTTTGCACAGTGCCTGGGGGATGGCCACCCTCTTCTTGCTGCCTAGAGACCCTTAACAAAGGCCCTGGGTTCTGCAGAGCAGAAACGGAGCAGATCCAGAGACGAGGCAGAGAGTCTTCTCGCAATTTTACATCGGTACACGTATATGTAGACACTTATACAAATGGAATATGATTTATCTGGAAACTGCCCCATCCTCATCAATCAGTTATTGGTCCCAAGTTCCTTTGTTAACAGATACCTGGGGAAAAGCAGGGCCTCTTgttctgatttcagggaattgcACCTGTTTGCTCTCCCCTTGCAACTTGGAAAGtcctaatctttcctccaattagaatTCAAGTGGCCTAATGTTGTATTGcttcttttttaatgaattaaaattcaTGGCTCTTACTTGATaaacaatttttcctctattggAGTCCAGCCCTAAGCTGAGGAGATCTGGTCCTGACTTATTGAGTCACTGGCAGACATTGCTTAATGAATCCAGATGCTCAGAAACGCAAACATTTGTTTCCTTGGTTATTTCATCTCTCATCCGCCACATGTAAGGGATGCTATGGCAGGGACACTGTGGGGGGAGGCAGAGTAAGGAAC
The Sminthopsis crassicaudata isolate SCR6 chromosome 4, ASM4859323v1, whole genome shotgun sequence genome window above contains:
- the LOC141566418 gene encoding HLA class II histocompatibility antigen, DRB1 beta chain-like; the protein is MVCVLLPKEVWIQVLAVTLLVLNPQVAAGRHSPVHFTEQGKAECHFENGTEHVRFLERHFYNREEYVRFDSDVGKFVAVTELGRPDAEYWNSQKDFMERARAAVDTYCRHNYGVVEPFLVRRRVQPQVTVYPSKMAALGQHNLLVCSVGGFYPGDIEVRWFLNGREETAGVVSTGLVGNGDWTFQTLVMLEMTPRRGDVYTCHVEHSSLEGAVLVDWRAQSESAQSKMLSGVGGLVLGLIFLGVGLIVHKRSQKGNRGSQPAGLLS